One Roseimaritima multifibrata DNA window includes the following coding sequences:
- a CDS encoding DUF3500 domain-containing protein, with amino-acid sequence MKPFVLTAIFLISVTVANAQEQKEEYKAPVAEIRQAAVAFLEGLGPELRKQASFSLDDKERRAWSNLPTTSFKREGVSFKEMSPEQRSLAHQLLQSTLSSQGYLKTTGIMHLDELLKAMAAERRPNRTPMFGHDLYWIGIFGNPSKDEAWGWQLDGHHLALNITVVGDEVSVRPAFMGSDPARLPEGTYSGWKVQNAEDEKGKQFFASLNEKQRAKAIIDNVAPRDVITGPTRGDQLKTPSGLSAGELNANQRRLLISLINEYAHNYEHNIAHIQMDRILETGIEKIHFAWAGTEEGKPYYYRIHGPTVIIEFDNHFPPGRNSGPVNHIHTVFREPGNDYAEDLLKKHLLESPHHQAEK; translated from the coding sequence ATGAAACCATTCGTCCTCACAGCGATCTTCTTAATCAGCGTCACGGTCGCGAATGCTCAGGAGCAGAAGGAGGAATACAAGGCCCCTGTCGCAGAAATTCGCCAGGCGGCGGTTGCCTTCCTTGAAGGGCTCGGACCTGAGCTGCGAAAACAAGCTTCCTTCAGCTTGGACGACAAGGAACGTCGGGCGTGGAGCAATCTCCCGACGACTTCATTCAAACGAGAAGGGGTCAGTTTCAAGGAAATGTCACCCGAACAACGATCCCTTGCGCATCAACTGCTTCAAAGTACGCTGAGTAGTCAAGGGTATCTGAAGACTACCGGCATCATGCATCTTGATGAGCTTTTGAAAGCGATGGCAGCGGAACGCCGGCCCAACAGAACCCCAATGTTCGGGCATGATCTTTACTGGATCGGCATCTTTGGCAATCCCTCAAAGGATGAAGCATGGGGGTGGCAACTGGATGGTCACCACCTTGCGTTGAACATTACCGTTGTCGGTGACGAAGTCTCGGTACGCCCCGCATTCATGGGATCTGACCCGGCAAGGCTTCCCGAGGGAACGTACTCGGGGTGGAAGGTTCAAAACGCGGAGGATGAAAAAGGAAAGCAGTTCTTCGCATCTCTTAACGAGAAACAGCGGGCGAAAGCGATCATCGATAACGTGGCTCCGCGCGATGTGATCACCGGTCCGACTCGCGGCGATCAACTAAAAACACCATCAGGCTTGTCTGCCGGAGAGCTCAATGCTAACCAACGCCGCCTCTTGATCTCTCTCATCAATGAATACGCCCACAATTACGAACACAACATTGCCCACATTCAAATGGATCGAATCTTAGAGACCGGAATCGAAAAGATTCATTTCGCATGGGCTGGCACAGAGGAGGGCAAACCCTATTACTACCGGATACATGGCCCGACGGTCATCATCGAATTCGATAACCATTTCCCACCGGGACGTAACTCAGGTCCCGTTAACCATATTCACACCGTGTTTCGCGAACCGGGGAACGACTACGCTGAGGATCTCCTTAAGAAACACCTGTTGGAAAGCCCACATCACCAGGCTGAAAAGTAA
- a CDS encoding GNAT family N-acetyltransferase has translation MTKLRRFLNTDIPALVQIWNEHFQSLGLWSPLDPSTFHAAILNRTFFDPRQLIVATVDDRPVGWTHWLPVPDKPELAVVPVVCVLPDSLKHSATEIGLALLNHLEKQIQETGCSRIIGGSGPTDGSGYCGVPPLGPGIGIADADRATSGWFMQLGYSPRRRLAQYEVQLARFRPPIDRTLVQLRRSTTITKQRIIRADARHAAALSHVDQERYITTDRGGDVAAWADFYLSDPEAMVFPVSHAILGACKSVDPEDHGAAVRYTIASGLQQLSNSGVTQVTAVTSDQHPHRTVLLRGLRFELTTEGTLFSKTF, from the coding sequence GTGACCAAACTGCGAAGATTCCTAAATACAGACATCCCGGCTTTAGTGCAGATTTGGAACGAACACTTCCAGAGCCTCGGCCTATGGTCTCCGCTGGACCCTTCCACGTTCCACGCCGCGATTTTAAACCGGACCTTTTTCGATCCCCGGCAATTGATCGTCGCTACGGTCGACGACCGACCGGTGGGGTGGACCCATTGGCTGCCCGTCCCCGACAAGCCGGAATTGGCGGTGGTCCCCGTGGTCTGTGTCCTGCCGGATTCCTTGAAGCACTCGGCCACAGAAATTGGTTTGGCTTTGCTAAACCACCTCGAAAAGCAAATTCAAGAGACGGGGTGCTCACGAATCATTGGCGGATCGGGGCCAACCGATGGGAGTGGCTACTGTGGCGTGCCCCCGCTGGGGCCTGGGATCGGAATCGCCGACGCGGATCGGGCGACATCTGGCTGGTTCATGCAACTGGGATATTCTCCGCGGCGTCGTTTGGCGCAGTACGAAGTCCAGTTGGCACGTTTTCGGCCTCCGATCGATCGAACATTAGTCCAGTTACGCCGCAGCACAACCATCACCAAGCAACGCATTATCCGTGCCGATGCACGTCATGCCGCGGCGCTCTCTCATGTGGACCAAGAGCGTTACATAACGACCGATCGCGGAGGTGACGTCGCCGCGTGGGCCGATTTCTATCTGAGCGATCCCGAAGCGATGGTTTTTCCGGTAAGCCATGCAATTCTGGGGGCCTGCAAGAGCGTCGACCCCGAAGACCACGGCGCGGCGGTCAGGTACACGATCGCATCCGGACTTCAGCAGTTGTCGAATTCAGGAGTCACGCAGGTTACCGCAGTAACTTCCGACCAGCATCCCCACCGTACGGTCCTACTGCGCGGGCTAAGATTCGAACTGACAACCGAAGGCACCTTGTTTAGCAAGACGTTCTAA
- the aroA gene encoding 3-phosphoshikimate 1-carboxyvinyltransferase, with protein sequence MNPAGPQATESPLTTVTVLPDGPVEGEIRPPGSKSLTNRILLAAAGAGKKTLLTGALRSEDTTVMLDSLQQIGVIVESSDDGRTLQIDGSGLTPHYGAEPLRLYIANSGTTVRFLTAFLSALGGNYVLHGVPRMHQRPIGELLKAINQLIDGTVTAESPNGCPPVHIQSKGWKGGTVSVSGDVSSQYLSGLLLAAPLAKESVTIVVDGELVSKPYVAMTCEVLKTCGVPTVVSDDLARFEIPAGSHYDFDRYSIEPDASAASYFWAAAALTGGTVQVQGLSKDALQGDVGFVEVLEQMGCNVSDDGDSISVTGGALQGIEVDMNAISDTVQTLAIVALFASGPTTVRGVAHNRFKETDRIADLACELRKLGAEVHENEDGLIIHPLTAQQRQNFAGARLATYHDHRMAMSLALAGLKLPGVEIENPSCTAKTYPEYFADLESLIKRPHSWRSYSVNAGSSA encoded by the coding sequence GTGAATCCTGCCGGGCCGCAAGCCACTGAATCGCCCCTGACGACCGTTACTGTCCTTCCGGATGGGCCCGTTGAAGGCGAGATCCGGCCGCCCGGGTCAAAAAGTCTTACCAATCGGATTCTGTTAGCCGCTGCTGGAGCGGGTAAGAAAACTTTGCTGACCGGGGCCCTCCGCAGCGAAGATACCACGGTCATGCTTGATAGCCTGCAGCAGATTGGTGTCATCGTTGAATCAAGCGACGACGGGCGGACGTTGCAGATCGATGGTTCGGGATTGACACCCCATTACGGTGCGGAACCTTTGCGGCTGTACATTGCAAACAGTGGAACGACGGTTCGCTTTCTGACAGCTTTTCTGTCAGCGCTGGGAGGGAACTATGTGTTGCACGGCGTTCCTCGCATGCATCAACGCCCGATCGGTGAACTGTTGAAAGCGATCAATCAATTGATCGACGGAACGGTCACGGCTGAATCGCCCAACGGTTGCCCTCCGGTCCATATTCAATCCAAAGGCTGGAAAGGTGGCACGGTTTCGGTCAGTGGCGATGTCAGCAGTCAATACCTGAGCGGCCTCCTGTTGGCAGCTCCTCTTGCCAAAGAATCGGTAACGATCGTTGTCGACGGCGAATTGGTTTCCAAACCGTACGTAGCGATGACCTGCGAAGTGTTGAAAACGTGTGGCGTGCCGACAGTCGTTTCCGATGATCTTGCCCGCTTCGAGATCCCCGCCGGATCGCATTACGATTTTGACCGGTATTCAATCGAACCGGATGCATCCGCCGCTAGTTATTTCTGGGCGGCGGCCGCATTAACGGGTGGTACCGTTCAAGTTCAGGGGCTCTCCAAAGACGCTTTGCAGGGCGACGTCGGCTTTGTCGAAGTCCTTGAACAGATGGGGTGTAACGTGAGCGACGACGGGGATTCGATATCGGTCACCGGGGGTGCACTGCAGGGGATCGAAGTCGACATGAACGCGATCAGCGATACCGTCCAGACATTGGCGATCGTTGCGTTATTCGCTTCAGGGCCGACAACGGTTCGCGGTGTCGCACATAACCGGTTCAAAGAAACGGACCGCATCGCTGACCTTGCTTGCGAGCTTCGCAAACTAGGGGCGGAGGTCCACGAGAACGAGGACGGGTTGATTATCCACCCGCTGACCGCTCAGCAGCGTCAGAACTTCGCTGGGGCTCGACTGGCAACTTACCATGATCACCGGATGGCGATGAGCCTAGCACTGGCAGGATTGAAACTGCCAGGTGTGGAGATCGAGAATCCCTCCTGTACCGCTAAAACGTATCCCGAATACTTTGCGGACCTTGAATCCCTGATCAAGCGCCCGCACTCGTGGCGTTCCTATTCCGTGAACGCTGGGTCTTCTGCTTGA
- a CDS encoding TraR/DksA family transcriptional regulator yields the protein MPNKDAVKKLREVLVLRRDALQRALAGDLSLLREVRNSGSGDLLDAAVDTAQSEVNSQLAEVESRELSLIDSALERMEQGVYGACEECGKAIPLTRLRAVPYATECIACRRKSEQGTSAAPAWNRLFADAPAETLDR from the coding sequence ATGCCAAATAAAGACGCAGTCAAAAAGTTGCGGGAAGTTCTCGTTCTTCGTCGTGACGCACTTCAACGAGCGTTAGCAGGGGATCTGAGCCTTTTGCGTGAAGTCCGAAATTCTGGCTCAGGCGACTTGCTAGACGCAGCCGTTGATACCGCTCAAAGCGAAGTCAACAGCCAGTTGGCCGAAGTCGAGAGCCGGGAATTGTCTCTGATCGATTCGGCGCTAGAGCGAATGGAGCAGGGCGTATACGGTGCTTGCGAGGAATGTGGTAAAGCGATTCCGCTTACCCGTTTACGAGCCGTACCGTACGCGACCGAATGCATCGCTTGCCGACGGAAATCGGAACAAGGTACCTCGGCCGCTCCAGCCTGGAACCGTCTGTTTGCCGACGCTCCCGCGGAGACACTGGATCGCTAA
- a CDS encoding TIGR04283 family arsenosugar biosynthesis glycosyltransferase gives MTPNSISVIIPAINEAETIERAVRSAMEQDAGEVIVVDGGSDDGTQRLAGQAGAVVLQSAPGRATQQNLGFHASRFPILLFLHADNWLGADSLQQVADALDAAPKRWGGGFRQQIDSPRWIYRTLEWGDAARVRYRGLPFGDQGIFVRRSVFEAEGGFPEVPLMEDLILMQRLKKQAWPLLLPGPVHVGTRRWESRGVIRQTLRNFALQIGYACGKSPQQLAGYYPRHDQAT, from the coding sequence ATGACCCCGAATTCAATCTCCGTGATCATCCCCGCGATCAACGAGGCGGAGACGATTGAGCGAGCCGTTCGGTCGGCGATGGAGCAAGATGCAGGCGAAGTGATCGTGGTCGATGGGGGGAGTGACGACGGAACTCAAAGGCTTGCCGGACAGGCAGGGGCGGTGGTCCTCCAGTCCGCCCCCGGCCGCGCAACCCAGCAAAACCTTGGTTTTCACGCCAGTCGCTTTCCCATCCTTCTTTTTCTCCATGCCGATAACTGGCTGGGCGCGGATTCCCTACAGCAAGTCGCCGATGCGCTCGACGCGGCCCCCAAACGTTGGGGCGGCGGTTTTCGCCAACAGATCGATTCCCCGCGGTGGATCTACAGGACGCTGGAATGGGGCGATGCCGCCCGCGTCCGGTATCGTGGGCTTCCCTTCGGCGACCAAGGCATCTTTGTCCGGCGCTCGGTCTTTGAAGCGGAGGGAGGGTTCCCTGAAGTCCCTTTGATGGAGGACCTGATCCTGATGCAACGCCTGAAAAAACAGGCTTGGCCATTACTCCTGCCCGGCCCCGTTCATGTCGGCACAAGACGGTGGGAATCGCGAGGCGTTATCCGGCAAACCCTGCGAAACTTCGCACTCCAGATCGGCTACGCTTGCGGTAAAAGTCCGCAGCAATTGGCCGGGTATTACCCTCGACATGATCAAGCGACTTAG
- a CDS encoding BON domain-containing protein translates to MQRPDEILARVDSALKTHPHLRRVLVKSQHQEDRVVLSGSVDTFFLKQMAQEAVRDIPGVDEIDNQLSVDYLP, encoded by the coding sequence ATGCAACGTCCTGATGAGATTCTTGCTCGCGTCGATTCCGCCCTCAAAACGCATCCACACCTTCGTCGTGTTCTGGTAAAGAGCCAGCACCAAGAAGATCGAGTCGTGCTAAGCGGTAGTGTTGACACATTTTTCCTCAAACAGATGGCTCAAGAAGCCGTTCGCGACATCCCTGGTGTCGACGAGATCGACAACCAATTGAGCGTTGATTATCTGCCTTAG
- a CDS encoding M48 family metalloprotease yields MPLFWFLLVVVSLGCGSVPGNVVPAQQAMIASFGVLLAWGLLAKVAAYTTTRQMQEGVAEPAVIVREFERQITFLRWGGLVAAVMTLIGFGLANLIENLPVCEHSMAIRAILMITPAVMMVSIVWWADHQFGVANGWVKEGPSSMIRELVSYFRLQGAWLVVPVLALLTLVDLVALIPGISSISGGLGVAVLAILFIPLAMPWLAKRVWETEPIGDRSEGWLLGVSKACGFRRLDVRRWNTNHRSGNALVAGFVPGCRVLMITDRLLDTLSDRDLMMVTLHELAHLKRWHVPLRMFAVVPAWVVVWMVDRYLDSYAWSETFGVVTALAGSLGFLHLISYRTEFDADAYACRLAVKASATVPQAPRDLSSAAFAMAHALESVTEGEASAQRGSWLHPSIAKRQKALARLAGRDAVIENCHPELNKCL; encoded by the coding sequence ATGCCGTTGTTCTGGTTTCTTTTGGTGGTGGTTTCCCTCGGCTGCGGCTCCGTTCCGGGGAACGTTGTCCCTGCACAACAGGCGATGATCGCGTCGTTCGGCGTGCTGCTGGCCTGGGGGCTCCTCGCTAAGGTCGCCGCCTACACGACCACTCGGCAAATGCAGGAAGGCGTCGCCGAGCCTGCTGTGATTGTCCGCGAATTCGAGCGACAAATCACCTTCTTGCGTTGGGGGGGCCTGGTCGCTGCCGTCATGACGTTGATCGGATTTGGGCTGGCCAATTTGATCGAAAACCTGCCGGTCTGCGAACATTCCATGGCAATCCGAGCGATCTTGATGATCACTCCCGCGGTGATGATGGTAAGTATTGTCTGGTGGGCCGATCATCAGTTTGGAGTCGCCAACGGGTGGGTGAAAGAGGGCCCCTCGTCAATGATTCGCGAACTGGTCTCCTACTTTCGCTTGCAGGGGGCATGGTTGGTCGTTCCTGTCTTGGCCTTACTGACCCTTGTCGACCTCGTTGCTTTGATTCCCGGAATCTCCTCGATTAGCGGCGGATTAGGCGTGGCGGTTCTTGCCATCCTCTTTATCCCGCTGGCGATGCCTTGGCTTGCCAAACGGGTCTGGGAAACTGAACCGATCGGCGATCGTTCGGAAGGTTGGTTGTTAGGCGTCTCCAAGGCGTGCGGTTTTCGGAGGCTTGATGTACGCCGCTGGAATACCAACCATCGTTCGGGAAACGCATTGGTCGCAGGTTTTGTCCCTGGTTGCCGAGTCCTAATGATCACCGACCGATTGCTGGATACCCTAAGCGACCGAGACCTTATGATGGTGACGCTTCACGAATTGGCACATCTCAAGCGATGGCATGTCCCTCTGCGAATGTTTGCGGTGGTTCCTGCCTGGGTGGTGGTTTGGATGGTCGATCGCTATTTAGACAGTTATGCTTGGAGCGAAACGTTTGGAGTCGTCACGGCGCTTGCCGGGTCCCTGGGTTTTCTCCATCTGATCAGTTACCGAACCGAATTCGATGCCGATGCCTACGCGTGCCGATTGGCTGTAAAAGCCTCTGCCACGGTTCCCCAAGCTCCACGCGACCTTTCCTCCGCAGCGTTTGCGATGGCTCATGCATTGGAATCGGTCACCGAAGGAGAAGCGAGTGCCCAGCGCGGATCGTGGTTGCACCCTAGTATCGCCAAACGTCAAAAGGCGTTGGCCCGGTTGGCGGGGCGGGATGCCGTGATCGAAAACTGCCATCCCGAACTAAATAAATGCCTCTAA
- a CDS encoding sulfatase: MLRFLVLLFVAGCWFPCARAERTNILFIYLDDFGWRDCGFMGSDFYETPHLDQLAKDGMIFTDAYAGAANCAPSRACLLSGQYTPRHEIYNVGTGARGAAAHRRLLHVPGTDVLRKDFVTWANRLQSAGYKTASIGKWHLSDSPLEFGFDVNIAGDHRGSPPSGYYPPHPRAVGLENADSKEYLTDRLNEEACKFITANKQHPWALYLTHFAVHTPLDAKRELLAKYRAKRPGDLHNHPEMATMIEAVDTGVGQILATLEKCDLKESTAIFFTSDNGGYGPATDMAPLKGYKGTYYEGGIRVPFFVNWPGKVAANSRCSVPVACVDLYPTFCELGGIEIPPTQTLDGASLMPLLQAPAGQPDRLKAFPDRALFWHFPAYLNSYKVYGEQRDPLFRSRPCSIIRYGDWKLHEYFESGDLELYDLKEDVGESNNLALSNPDQAERMLKRLRAWQQETKAPIPVTPNPKFDAKKEAAAIEKRN; the protein is encoded by the coding sequence ATGCTCCGGTTTCTTGTCCTGTTGTTTGTCGCCGGTTGCTGGTTTCCCTGTGCTCGAGCCGAACGCACGAACATCCTGTTTATCTATCTGGACGATTTCGGCTGGCGAGACTGCGGCTTTATGGGATCGGACTTCTATGAAACGCCGCATCTGGATCAGCTGGCCAAAGATGGAATGATCTTTACGGATGCTTACGCCGGTGCAGCGAACTGTGCGCCATCGCGAGCCTGTTTGCTTTCCGGGCAGTACACCCCGCGTCACGAAATCTATAACGTCGGCACAGGGGCTCGTGGAGCCGCGGCTCATCGACGACTGCTCCACGTTCCCGGAACGGATGTTCTGCGAAAGGACTTTGTCACCTGGGCGAACCGGCTTCAGAGTGCCGGATACAAAACGGCTTCCATTGGCAAGTGGCACCTAAGCGATTCGCCCTTGGAGTTCGGTTTTGATGTCAATATCGCGGGGGACCATCGTGGCAGTCCTCCCAGCGGATACTACCCGCCTCATCCCCGAGCAGTTGGGCTGGAAAATGCGGATTCGAAGGAATACCTCACCGATCGATTGAATGAAGAGGCTTGCAAGTTTATTACCGCGAACAAGCAACATCCGTGGGCCCTCTATCTGACTCATTTTGCAGTCCACACCCCTTTGGATGCCAAGCGTGAGCTGTTGGCAAAATACCGTGCAAAGCGTCCGGGGGATCTTCACAATCACCCTGAAATGGCGACGATGATTGAAGCGGTCGACACGGGCGTTGGCCAAATATTGGCGACCCTTGAAAAATGCGACCTGAAAGAATCGACCGCGATCTTCTTTACCTCTGACAACGGCGGGTACGGACCCGCAACCGATATGGCTCCGCTGAAAGGTTACAAAGGAACCTACTATGAAGGAGGGATCCGAGTTCCCTTTTTTGTAAACTGGCCAGGCAAAGTTGCAGCAAACAGTCGCTGTTCGGTCCCTGTTGCTTGTGTTGACCTGTACCCCACTTTCTGTGAATTGGGCGGCATTGAAATTCCTCCGACGCAGACGCTAGACGGCGCCAGTTTGATGCCGCTCCTGCAGGCTCCCGCTGGGCAACCGGATCGTTTGAAGGCTTTTCCGGACCGGGCACTCTTCTGGCACTTTCCGGCCTATTTGAATTCCTACAAAGTTTATGGGGAACAACGGGATCCGCTCTTCCGTTCCCGCCCCTGCAGTATCATCCGCTACGGAGACTGGAAATTACACGAGTACTTCGAAAGCGGCGATTTGGAATTGTATGATTTGAAAGAGGACGTCGGCGAGAGCAACAACTTGGCGCTGTCGAATCCGGATCAGGCAGAACGGATGCTGAAGCGACTAAGAGCTTGGCAACAGGAAACGAAGGCTCCCATTCCTGTGACTCCGAACCCTAAATTTGACGCCAAGAAAGAGGCCGCGGCGATCGAAAAGCGGAATTAG
- a CDS encoding cytochrome c oxidase subunit 3, whose amino-acid sequence MPKSTAALPLENRLKQGAALFIASLTMFFLGSIVLYLLYAYWRRDVVQPSSLLPGIFVLSTLLLVLISALSHQASRTVRRDHRKRTAAMLALALLLAFGFLVAQGYAIWQMMETPEMRNSFSQGVGGMVIILAILHALHVVGGIISLGIVSVRSFEGRYDHERHGAVDFAASYWHFLDLVWLLMLFAFWMTTAGFAF is encoded by the coding sequence ATGCCGAAATCGACAGCAGCGCTCCCTTTGGAGAATCGCTTAAAACAAGGTGCCGCTCTCTTCATCGCCTCACTGACGATGTTTTTCTTGGGAAGCATCGTCCTCTACCTGCTGTACGCGTACTGGCGTCGGGACGTTGTCCAGCCGTCCAGTCTGCTGCCGGGGATATTTGTGCTCAGCACGCTGTTGTTGGTGCTGATCAGCGCGTTGTCGCATCAGGCATCCCGCACCGTGCGCCGCGATCACCGCAAGAGGACAGCCGCGATGCTGGCGTTGGCCTTGCTACTGGCGTTCGGATTCTTGGTGGCTCAGGGATACGCGATTTGGCAGATGATGGAAACGCCCGAGATGCGCAACAGTTTTTCCCAAGGAGTCGGGGGGATGGTGATTATTCTGGCCATTCTTCATGCCTTGCACGTCGTCGGCGGGATTATTTCGCTGGGGATCGTCAGTGTCCGTTCATTTGAGGGACGTTATGACCACGAACGACACGGAGCCGTCGATTTTGCGGCTTCGTATTGGCATTTTCTCGATTTGGTCTGGCTGCTGATGCTGTTTGCATTCTGGATGACAACGGCCGGATTCGCCTTCTAA
- a CDS encoding LptF/LptG family permease has translation MTKIDRYILMLYMRTLLICFSSLGGIFVVFHAFSNLEALGAHAEALGGFIPAMIDYYGPYLLVIFDSTSPILALMALLFTIGWLRQSGELTSILAVGVRHGRILRPMLIAAALIVVVGLFNREFLLPELRNKLGNKPSEIAGMTERPLQPCYDRQIGVLVEGKSLITDRQLVIRPAFRLFAEFPGFGNQLTGTEALWKPASGNHPAGFLMRGVTRPSKLDQLPTRRIEEQAILMTSLDNDWLNPGECFVATSVDIPLLEAAGSSKKYAPLGATIRRVRNPAVHTSSKVRVDLHSRLLRPLLDFSLVLLGLPLAVSRGEKNLFVVVGHALLLVAMFFGVKTLAGTLGASGYMLSPSMAAWVPILVLTPLAYSRYCSVQQV, from the coding sequence GTGACCAAGATCGACCGCTACATCTTAATGCTGTACATGCGCACCCTGCTGATTTGCTTCAGCAGCCTGGGAGGGATCTTTGTCGTCTTCCACGCATTCAGCAATTTGGAGGCTTTAGGCGCCCATGCTGAAGCGTTGGGCGGTTTCATCCCTGCGATGATCGACTACTACGGCCCCTATCTACTGGTCATTTTTGACTCCACCAGCCCCATCCTTGCCTTGATGGCGTTGCTTTTCACGATTGGCTGGCTGAGGCAAAGTGGCGAATTAACTTCGATTCTTGCCGTCGGTGTTCGCCACGGCCGAATCCTCCGCCCCATGCTGATCGCCGCGGCTTTGATCGTGGTCGTCGGGTTGTTCAATCGCGAATTTCTGCTCCCGGAACTTCGTAACAAACTGGGGAACAAGCCAAGCGAAATTGCCGGCATGACCGAGCGTCCTCTGCAACCCTGTTACGACCGCCAAATCGGAGTCTTGGTAGAAGGGAAAAGCCTGATCACCGACCGTCAATTGGTGATTCGCCCCGCGTTTCGGCTGTTCGCTGAATTCCCCGGATTTGGCAATCAATTGACCGGGACCGAAGCGCTCTGGAAACCGGCTTCGGGAAATCATCCGGCCGGTTTTCTGATGCGCGGCGTCACTCGCCCCTCCAAACTAGACCAGTTGCCGACCCGGAGGATCGAGGAGCAGGCGATTCTGATGACCTCGCTAGACAATGATTGGCTGAATCCTGGTGAGTGTTTCGTCGCCACAAGTGTCGATATTCCGCTGTTGGAAGCGGCTGGATCGAGCAAAAAGTACGCTCCGTTGGGGGCCACGATTCGCCGAGTCCGAAACCCAGCCGTCCATACCAGCAGCAAGGTACGTGTCGATCTGCACAGCCGACTGCTCCGCCCTTTGCTCGATTTCAGTTTGGTCCTCCTCGGCCTTCCGCTCGCGGTTTCAAGAGGCGAAAAGAATCTATTTGTTGTCGTTGGACACGCGTTGCTGCTAGTGGCAATGTTTTTCGGCGTGAAAACACTTGCTGGCACGTTGGGGGCCAGCGGATACATGCTCAGTCCGTCGATGGCCGCCTGGGTGCCGATTCTGGTTCTGACGCCCTTGGCCTACTCACGGTACTGCAGCGTACAACAGGTATGA